The following are encoded together in the Gammaproteobacteria bacterium genome:
- the glmS gene encoding glutamine--fructose-6-phosphate transaminase (isomerizing) — protein MCGIVAAIAARDVSGVLMEGLRRLEYRGYDSAGVALVNGGVRRVRKLGKVAELQNALDADPCTGNAGVAHTRWATHGAPDEANAHPHISDRIVIVHNGIIENYEALKKTQTGRGFDFTSETDTEVIAHQIMWHLSRGGGLLQAVSRALKDLKGTYALGVIDVEQPDHIVLVRNGSPLVIGAGADGGHYAASDVHALLQVTTDFIVLENGDIARIGRGGVRIFNGELEDGELRPVERAPVATPLSPHAIELGEFDHFMQKEIHDQPCAVTDTLEGRLLDDTVPDGILGPDAAPLLDAVRAVQIVACGTSYHAGLVARHWFEEFAGVPCRVEIASEFRYRRQVILPGTLFVAISQSGETADTLAALALAKQCDYLPSVAICNVPESSLVRESARVLMTHAGPEIGVASTKAFTTQLVTLLLLAMLLGKRAGMEPAVRAGLVAQLRNLPSRLEQALALEPRIKELAQQYADKRHVLFLGRGRHYPVAMEGALKMKEISYIHAEAYAAGELKHGPLALVDRGMPVVSVAPNDHLLAKLKSNLQEVRARGGVLHVFADSGAGFKSEGDSVVVIELNAPENAVAPIVFTLPLQILAYHTALLKGTDIDQPRNLAKSVTVE, from the coding sequence ATGTGCGGCATTGTCGCCGCCATCGCCGCGCGCGATGTCAGCGGCGTTTTGATGGAGGGGCTGCGGCGGCTTGAATACCGCGGCTACGATTCCGCCGGTGTCGCGCTCGTCAACGGCGGCGTCCGGCGCGTCAGGAAACTCGGCAAGGTGGCGGAACTGCAAAACGCGCTTGATGCCGATCCCTGCACCGGCAACGCCGGCGTCGCCCACACCCGCTGGGCGACCCATGGCGCGCCCGACGAGGCCAACGCGCACCCGCACATCTCGGACCGCATCGTCATCGTCCACAACGGCATCATCGAGAACTACGAGGCGCTGAAAAAAACCCAGACCGGGCGCGGCTTTGATTTCACCTCGGAGACCGACACCGAAGTCATCGCGCACCAGATCATGTGGCATTTGTCGCGCGGCGGCGGCCTGTTGCAGGCGGTCAGCCGCGCGCTGAAAGACCTCAAGGGCACCTACGCGCTCGGCGTGATTGATGTCGAGCAGCCCGACCACATCGTGCTGGTGCGAAACGGCAGCCCGCTGGTCATCGGCGCCGGCGCCGACGGCGGCCACTACGCCGCCTCCGATGTGCACGCACTGTTGCAGGTGACCACCGACTTCATCGTGCTGGAGAACGGCGACATCGCGCGCATCGGGCGCGGCGGCGTCCGCATTTTCAACGGCGAACTTGAAGACGGCGAACTGCGCCCGGTCGAGCGCGCGCCGGTGGCGACGCCGCTGTCGCCGCACGCGATTGAACTCGGCGAATTCGACCACTTCATGCAGAAGGAAATACACGACCAGCCGTGCGCGGTGACCGACACGCTCGAGGGCCGCCTGCTCGACGACACCGTGCCGGACGGGATACTGGGGCCGGACGCCGCGCCGCTGCTGGACGCCGTCAGGGCGGTGCAGATTGTCGCCTGCGGCACCAGTTACCACGCCGGCCTGGTCGCGCGCCACTGGTTCGAGGAATTCGCCGGCGTGCCGTGCCGCGTCGAGATTGCCAGCGAGTTTCGCTACCGCCGCCAGGTGATACTGCCGGGCACGCTGTTTGTCGCCATCTCGCAGTCGGGCGAGACGGCGGACACGCTCGCCGCGCTGGCGCTGGCGAAGCAATGCGATTACCTGCCGTCGGTGGCCATCTGCAATGTGCCGGAGAGTTCGCTGGTGCGCGAGTCCGCCCGCGTGCTGATGACCCACGCCGGGCCGGAAATCGGCGTCGCCTCGACCAAGGCGTTCACGACGCAGTTGGTGACGCTGCTGCTGCTTGCGATGCTGCTCGGCAAGCGCGCCGGCATGGAGCCGGCGGTGCGCGCCGGCCTCGTCGCGCAGTTGCGCAACCTGCCGTCGCGCCTTGAACAGGCGCTTGCGCTGGAGCCGCGCATCAAGGAACTGGCGCAACAGTACGCCGACAAGCGGCATGTGCTGTTTCTGGGGCGCGGGCGGCATTACCCGGTGGCGATGGAGGGCGCGCTGAAGATGAAGGAGATTTCCTACATTCACGCCGAGGCCTACGCCGCCGGCGAACTCAAGCACGGCCCGCTGGCGCTGGTGGACCGCGGCATGCCGGTGGTTTCGGTGGCGCCGAACGACCACCTGCTGGCCAAGTTGAAGTCAAACCTGCAGGAAGTGCGCGCGCGCGGCGGCGTGCTCCATGTGTTCGCCGATTCGGGCGCGGGCTTCAAGTCCGAGGGCGATTCGGTCGTCGTGA